TATAGCGCCCAAAATGCTCTCTGATTTCTTCAAGAAGGAGAAATCCATCTCCTTTCTGGGATGTACCACACAGTACTTCTTCTTCTCTAGCCTGGGTCTGACTGAGTGCTGTCTCCTGGCAGCTATGGGTTATGACCGATACGCTGCCATTTGTAATCCTCTGCTCTATACTGCCATCATGTCACCCACCCTCTGTGTGCAGATGGTGGCAGGATCTTGTATAACTGGATTCTTGGGCTCATTTATCCAACTGTGTGCCTTACTTCAGCTCCATTTCTGTGGGCCAAATGTCATCAATCATTTCTTCTGTGATCTTCCCCAACTGCTGATCCTGTCCTGCTctgacacatttttctttcaaatcatgACCTCTGTGCTCACGGTGATCTTTGGACTCACATCTGTCTTGGTTATCATGATATCCTATGGTTATATTGTTGCCACCATTCTGAAGATCACATCAGCTGAAGGCAGGTCCAAGGCCTTCAACACCTGTGCTTCTCACCTGACAGCAGTGACTCtcttctttggctcaggtatcTTTGTTTATATGTATCCAAACTCTGATGATTCCCTGAGCCAAAACAAGTTGGCATCAGTTTTATATACTATTATAATCCCCATGCTAAATCCATTGATCTATAGCTTGAGGAACAAGGAAATCAAAGATGCCCTAAacagatggaagaagagaattTTTTCTGTTGTTACTAATTATGGAATTTATTTCAGATGTACAGCATAGGAAACATAGGGAGTAAATAATTGCCCCAAAACTCTCCTAATTGTAGGATGAATTACAGTTGCTTCACTCTCCTAGTATAAACCTATGACTGTCACAAGGACAGGAAAATGCATGAGTAGTAACTGGAAGCTCTGCATCTTCATTCTTCATCAGCTATGACCTAATATGTCAATAGGCCAAACAATCCACTATTTTATAGTTAGTTGTGGTGCTATAACTCTTCACCTTCAGTATCCCATCCCTATCTAATGTGTACTACCTCAAGATCAGAGATGCCAGTACTGGTCAAGGCTGCCAGGAGACCAGCATGTGTCTTTATAGCATCTCATTTTAGGTATGGCAGGGATTACTATTAGTATTGAGAGATCTCTGTaaaaagaatttccaaattcattagGTTAGTTCTCAgatttaacctatttttttcacctttggaAACTATGGatgaatttcttcatttgtgtATTTGTCCAAAGCAGGAGTAACTACACCGGATCAAAGATTTGTTaacttcaaacaaaaaaaaatttgttgtaaTAACAATGCTGAACATGAATGTCCAGCATAGTTAAGGTCTGGTTGATGAGTTGGCTCATTAGCAATCCCTAGAAAATTCCTTGTCATTGCTGTAGTCATCCATCTTTACCATGTAGCCAAGAAAAGGGAAGCAGAAATTGTCACTCTCCTGAGGAAGTGATCTAGGACCTGACTTTAGCATCAATAATGTCTccatgttactttaaaaaaaatttttttttgcattttaagtaGAACCCATCTCCATCAAGAAGTTGTTTTTCTAGTAGTTAACAGATGGGAGGTGGTTGGTGAAATGAAATATAAGAAGCTGAACCTCTGATGCATGAGAAAGTCTACATTTGGTTGTTTTCCTCATATCCTGGGTTGGAAGTGCTACAAGGTGTAGAGAAGTCCTGGAGAGTTGAGGCTGGTACAGAAAGTACACTCCTGTTTTTATCCTCAGATTCTGATTTCCATAATCTTAAGTCATCACCAGGAGAAATGACTCaatatataaagttcaaaatctcaattatgaaaaatataatcctCAAAAAGAACAACATGGGTCTTAATGCAAAAATAGACCAGCCTCCTTTTCATTCTGATCCTTAAATCACCTGTAACACATGGGTGTATAGGACACATATTCTTGTGGAAGAACAACAGAAGTCCAGAGATTAATTTGTTCTACAGAGGCTCAGTGGTTAGACAGGCTTCTGGACAGTactgtgtatttgtttttctgtaactacatgtgatgaacattttttaaataaatttattttttattggtgttcaatttgtcaacatacagaataacacccagtgctcatcccgtcaagtgcccacatcagtgcctgtcacccagtcacccccacccccccctccccttccaccacacctagttcatttcccagagttaggagtctttcatgttctgtctccctttctgatatttcccacttatttctcctttcccctttattccctttcactattttttatattccccaaatgaatgagaccatataatgtttgtccttctccgattgactaatttcactcagcataatacccaccagttccatccacgtcgaagcaaatggtgggtatttgttgtttctaatggctgagtaatattccattgtatacatagaccacagcttctttatccattcatctttcgatggacactgaggctccttccacagtttggctattgtggacattgctgctataaacatcggggtgcagatgtcctggcgtttcattgcaggTGATGAACATTTttgtcttgatatttttaaagaaacaagtgTATTTTATGTGATGTTGTGCTAGGGGAAGCATGGGCATCTTTTAATTCTACTATGCCACATATCCTGAGTTTTTGGGTTGCTGTAGGAATTAAGCACTATGCTGAGAATGGATATACTCTGAGATAAGGAGTAATATATCCTGTGTCCTAAGAAGTTATAGTttctgggcatctgggtggctcagtgatggttcaggttgtgatcccggggtcctgagatcgagtcccacattgggctcccacagggagcctgcttctccctctgcctgtgtctctgcctctctctgtgtgtctttcatgaataaataaataaaacattttttaaaaaaaagaagttatatttCCTTGCTCTGTTAGCTGAAGAGGATGAGGCTTGATAGCTTCTAGGACTCTTGAGTATAGGCTAAATGTTCCTTATTCAGCACAGATTGCTGATCGGTTGTTTTGTTCATCCCTACACATCTCAATTATTTCATGATTTaagattaatgtttattttatacacatatttgtgttctttttcataagtgctctactaatttatttttggtGAATGCAAGTAGTTTTCTGAAAGTGAACATAAAGTAGGGtttggaggggcgcctgggtggctcagtcagttgagcatgtaactcatgatttcagttcaggtcatgctctcagggtgtgagatcgagacctgcattgggctctgtgctcagcatgtgctcacatgctctttccctcaagtaaataaataaaatcttttaaaaaaagtggagTTCGGAAAATGTTACTAAGTTTGCCCAATTGAGATACATCCAGAaatgtggctcagtgggttgctGCACCTAAGCAAGAACAGTTTCAGGAAAATGAATATTCACCTGATATTCAGAAGTCATTAATCCTGTTTTAATTTGAGGGCAGAACCACAATGAGTTCTGTGAttcacagaatttaaaaatggctaaggcAGTGCAATTGTGCaggggttagggtgactgggtgatggacactgaggggggtatttgacgggatgagcactgggtgataagctatatgttggcaaattgaactccaataaaaaaagaaaaaaaaaagaaaaaatggctgAGGCAGTGAACAGCAAATTGGATGTCTTAAAAAACTAAgcatcagggcagcctgggtggctcagtggtttagcactgcctttggcccagggtgtgatcctggagacccaggatcgagtcccatgtcgggctccctgcatggagcctgcttctccctctgcccgtgtctctgcctctctctctctctctgtgtctctcatgaataaataaataaaatcttaaaaaaataaaaactaagcatCAAATAGGAGAACTCCCCTGAGATCTTTCTgaagaattcagagaaaaagtGCTAAGAGATGAATATGATGAACAAGATGATGAGCCACAAAGGGGTGAGTCAGGAGAGCCAGTGTAATATAACaggagattaaaaatataatcatgaaaCAGATGGAGACAACAGGATTGTTGAATTCTAAGAAAAGAGAATCCCCTTAGTCTGAAGAAAGAATATTGAAAACTTGCCTGCCTTAACCAAGGAATGtgtttgttaaaattaattcTGACCCAAATCCCAACAGAATTTGGTGGTGGGTAGGAAGTAGTGGaaaaaaactttgtaaaatgATATAATGTTCAATTTGGAGAATAAAGGTTGGCAGGaacaagaatattttgaaaaatacttaagtAGTGAATTTCCCTCTAGGTTTTCatacagtaatttatttttttttttttttttttttttttttttttttttttttttttttttttttttttttcatacagtaATTTAAACTAAGATTGAAAACTAggacaatgaaacaaaaatttattttagaaaaaggtctagttaatgaaaattaaaatttttcataaaggCAGCATCTATAAATTATTGAcagaaatattccatttataatctgagattaaatatttcagaatataaaattaagtttGTAGTTGTTTCACAGCAGATAAAATAGACtaccaaatgctttctctgcatctattgagaggatcatacggttcttgttttttcttttgctggtaTGATCAATTACATtgtcctcagcatcttaaaagccacctacaaaaagcccacagcaaatatcattctcaatggggaaacactgggagtctttcccctaagatcaggaacaagacagggatctctactctcaccactgctattcaacatagtactagaagtcctagccacagaaatcagtcaacaaaagaaataaaatgcattcaaattggcaaagaagtcaaactctccctcttcgccaatgacatgatactgtacctagaaaacccaaaagactccaccccaagattgctagaactcatacagcaattcggtagcatggcaggatacaaaatcaatgcccagaaatcagtggcatttctctacactaacaatgagactgaagaaagagaaattaaggagtcaatcccatttacaattgcacccaaaagcataagatacctaggaataaaccaaaccaaagaggtaaaggatctataccctaaaaacctcagaacacttctgaaagaaattgaggaagacacaaagagatggaaaaatattccatgttcatggattggcagaattaatattgtgaaaatgtcaatgttgcccagggaaatttacacattcaatgcaatcctatcaaaataccatggactttcttca
The Canis lupus familiaris isolate Mischka breed German Shepherd chromosome 18, alternate assembly UU_Cfam_GSD_1.0, whole genome shotgun sequence genome window above contains:
- the OR5AN2 gene encoding olfactory receptor 1440 — protein: MAGGRNSTAVMKFILLGFSEFPKLTIVLFTIFLGIYLMTVSWNLGLITLIRVDSHLHIPMYFFLSNLSFLDICYVSTIAPKMLSDFFKKEKSISFLGCTTQYFFFSSLGLTECCLLAAMGYDRYAAICNPLLYTAIMSPTLCVQMVAGSCITGFLGSFIQLCALLQLHFCGPNVINHFFCDLPQLLILSCSDTFFFQIMTSVLTVIFGLTSVLVIMISYGYIVATILKITSAEGRSKAFNTCASHLTAVTLFFGSGIFVYMYPNSDDSLSQNKLASVLYTIIIPMLNPLIYSLRNKEIKDALNRWKKRIFSVVTNYGIYFRCTA